The DNA region ACGTCGGGATGCTCGGCGAGTATGCGGCGCGCCCTCTCAGGTCCGTCGGCGCCGATGGCTTGGCACCCTAGCTCGCGCAACGCGCTCAGGGCGAAGCTGCGCACACCGGCCTCATCCTCGACCACGAGAACCTTCTGCCCGGCGAGATCCGGCGAGAGGCGCGCGGCGGCGACCTGAGCGGTTTCCGGAGTGACCCGGCTACGCGGCAGGTAGAGCCTCACCGTCGTACTAATCCCGGGCTCGCTGTATAGCTTCACGTGCCCATTGGACTGCTTGGCGAAGCCGTGCACCTGGCTCAGGCCCAGCCCCGTCCCCTGCCCCACGCTCTTCGTGGTGAAGAACGGGTCGAAGGCCTTGGCCATCACCTCCTGGCCCATGCCGACGCCCGTGTCGGTGATCGACACCGCCACATACTGGCCGGGCTTTACCTCGACATGGTCGTCAGCGTAGGCCTGATCGAGCATGGCATTCGCCGTCTCGATGGTGAGGTGGCCCTGGCCCGCCATGGCACCGCGGGCATTCACGGCCAGGTTGAGGATCGCGCTCTCGAGCTGCGGCCGGTCGACCAACGCCGGCCACAGGCCGCCCCCAGAACCGTCTCGACCGCAATGCCTTCGCCAAGCGAGCGCCGGAGCATCTCGGATATGTCGCAGACGCACCGGTTCACGTCGGTCGGCTGTGGCTGCAGGGGCTGCAGCCGCGAGAATGCGAGCAACCGCTTGGTCAACTCGGCGGCTCGACGTGCCCCACCGAGCGCGTTCGCCGACCCCTGATCCGCAAGCGTTCCACCGATCCACCAAAACGGGTCAACTCCAGTGATACCAACGCCGAGGGGTTTGCTTCGGCAGTGAAGCTCGGCCACGACATGGATCGAAGTGATGTCATGGCGAGGATTCAAGAGGGCTTTATGCACGTCAGTGCGCCACTGGCTGAGTAGCTTACGTCAGCTTTGATGCCTCGCCGCCCGAAAGCGAACCGGCG from Methylobacterium sp. NMS14P includes:
- a CDS encoding ATP-binding protein, producing the protein MVDRPQLESAILNLAVNARGAMAGQGHLTIETANAMLDQAYADDHVEVKPGQYVAVSITDTGVGMGQEVMAKAFDPFFTTKSVGQGTGLGLSQVHGFAKQSNGHVKLYSEPGISTTVRLYLPRSRVTPETAQVAAARLSPDLAGQKVLVVEDEAGVRSFALSALRELGCQAIGADGPERARRILAEHPDVTIVLTDVVMPGETGRALVDSIRDTHPDLIVLYMTGYTRNAIVHNGMLDPGVRLLSKPFTVSDFGRELQAALEERRRAHVSP